The proteins below are encoded in one region of Pomacea canaliculata isolate SZHN2017 linkage group LG7, ASM307304v1, whole genome shotgun sequence:
- the LOC112567922 gene encoding uncharacterized protein LOC112567922 codes for MMFEVLCLMLLLPLLAQGDKDTECTATDGNHLKCKFPENINSTRKDFSVYFYPDTGGEEKVVDCVWISEQLHCIRQEGFECQQPVSDKAVIDVPTRFVNKTGSYRCNTNGYRPAVISSCRFSKIQGQEQTAACEADTTMGGPLVNLNCRFSFNVDSFSITQNTTVVAHFTKSECESSSAACRHVPGDSQDIFHVKLDVTGYPAGEYICHPDSSLPQLQVKGCMVSEESETEGPSVPVVAVVLPVICVLSVVSVVGILFIIRKRREKTCKTNEDAEKEAEHFEVVT; via the exons ATGATGTTTGAAGTCCTCTGCTTGATGTTACTGCTTCCTTTACTGGCTCAAG GGGACAAAGACACTGAGTGCACGGCAACAGATGGGAACCACTTAAAATGCAAATTCCCAGAAAATATCAACTCCACTAGAAAAGacttttctgtatatttttatcCCGACACTGGAGGAGAAG AGAAGGTGGTGGACTGTGTATGGATCAGCGAGCAGCTCCACTGTATCAGACAGGAGGGCTTTGAGTGTCAGCAGCCTGTGTCAGACAAAGCTGTCATTGATGTCCCCACAAGATTTGTCAACAAAACTGGAAGCTACAGGTGTAACACTAACGGCTACAGGCCTGCAGTTATTTCATCCTGTCGTTTTTCTAAAATTCAAG GTCAAGAGCAAACAGCAGCTTGTGAGGCGGACACAACTATGGGTGGTCCTCTAGTGAATTTGAACTGCAGATTTTCTTTCAACGTGGACAGCTTTAGTATCACACAGAACACAA CTGTTGTAGCCCATTTCACTAAGTCAGAGTGTGAAAGCTCATCCGCGGCGTGTCGTCACGTGCCTGGTGACAGCCAAGACATATTCCATGTGAAGCTGGATGTTACCGGCTATCCAGCTGGTGAATATATCTGTCACCCGGACTCGTCTTTGCCACAGTTGCAAGTCAAAGGGTGCATGGTATCTGAAGAATCAGAAACAGAAG GCCCGTCAGTGCCTGTGGTTGCAGTGGTCTTGCCAGTCATTTGTGTCCTGTCTGTCGTATCAGTAGTGGGCATCCTTTTCATCATCAGGAAACGAAG GGAAAAAACTTGTAAAACGAATGAGGATGCAGAAAAAGAAGCTGAGCATTTTgaagttgtcacgtga
- the LOC112568026 gene encoding uncharacterized protein LOC112568026 has translation MGTHWMQEGRQVCILSTWDRSLAATFRLRHLLEEIRKQDCTSLITEGCVIFIRKNFRKKQEVDETLTELVELACQGPLSVIADEVGPVFESENYIFPDFCANLLDRCRSRGCDLHFWASSCYDNVAPEDLYDGGSEGWELVHFTRSLRSPPSVLREIRLAVEITKDRTVRDYTDRGLPDHSDGPPVNWFQHHVPQHGCTRVEDCVVCGGEVARFLCKELRIGLSTSCMGSNSKPHDTDGSLASSKSTPSLRYKDVLILSWTQLREDAPVLRALSSYNVPVCVMKDSDIENVATAHSDVVWAARHHLIFGLMRKIVVVLNNYDDSKGKYISIRLRAMSRCSSQLVVVCPPPECEPD, from the exons ATGGGTACACATTGGATGCAGGAAGGCAGACAGGTTTGCATCTTGAGCACCTGGGATCGCAGTCTTGCAGCAACATTTAGGCTGCGCCATCTTTTGGAGGAGATACGTAAACAAGATTGTACATCCTTGATCACGGAAGGATGTGTGATATTCATAAggaaaaattttagaaaaaagcAGGAAGTCGATGAAACGTTGACTGAGCTAGTGGAGCTTGCTTGTCAGGGACCTTTGTCTGTCATTGCTGACGAAGTCGGGCCTGTCTTTGA GTCAGAGAACTACATCTTTCCAGACTTCTGCGCAAATCTTCTAGACCGTTGTCGGTCTCGAGGTTGTGATCTCCATTTTTGGGCGTCAAGTTGCTATGATAATGTCGCTCCAGAAGATCTTTACGATGGAGGATCAGAGGGCTGGGAACTAGTTCACTTCACTAGGTCACTCCGCTCCCCGCCATCTGTTCTGCGAGAAATCAGATTGGCGGTAGAGATTACCAAAGACCGTACAGTCCGTGATTACACTGACCGAGGTTTGCCTGATCACTCAGACGGTCCACCAGTAAATTGGTTTCAACATCATGTGCCGCAGCATGGCTGTACAAGAGTTGAGGACTGTGTTGTTTGTGGTGGAGAGGTAGCACGATTCCTATGCAAAGAACTTCGAATAGGCCTGTCTACTTCTT GCATGGGTTCTAATTCCAAACCACACGACACTGACGGATCTCTCGCTAGCAGCAAGTCAACACCAAGCCTACGATACAAAGATGTTCTAATCTTGTCGTGGACCCAGCTTCGTGAGGACGCCCCAGTACTGAGGGCGCTGTCATCATACAATGTTCCAGTGTGTGTGATGAAAGACTCGGACATCGAGAACGTTGCTACAGCGCACAGTGACGTGGTCTGGGCTGCCAGACATCATCTAATTTTTGGTTTAATGAGGAAAATTGTCGTCGTTCTTAATAACTACGACGACAGTAAAGGCAAATATATTTCTATCCGATTACGCGCCATGTCGAGGTGTTCATCACAGTTGGTGGTCGTGTGCCCTCCACCCGAATGTGAACCGGACTAA
- the LOC112567451 gene encoding uncharacterized protein LOC112567451, which yields MDNDNQDAKYSKGCSPTTLNKTRRKSISIREYVYDVEDELCSCISFKEVSEISGAKVHIKSSVRGKTTVGIRGTRGQIQAALQIITTSTGEKEKELEKAQAHWLDWVQQAFPDLEQRAYFLPPVYITRVSISKKTIAGQSVVRLRTEDEQGNNMKESVATSSARPLHPSSNIPSVQKSDVIYGKALQCVLYSLRRLSKEHNEVFMCLSQFPFGSYLGEPRFAPAVAHLPVSSNLSSAWQWKWRQGDFDILLIHKDYGCIILKIKAVSETHEEQQTERVAKVLKEATAQLEKEEVMLSHLLSDIASDVRITTTIACPNLTAQQIENVLSANQKLRQVRTFL from the exons ATGGATAAT GATAATCAGGATGCCAAGTACTCCAAAGGATGTTCTCCAACCAcactaaacaaaacaagacgGAAGTCAATTTCCATTAGAGAATATGTCTACGATGTGGAGGACGAATTATGCAGTTGCATATCTTTCAAGG AAGTCTCAGAAATATCAGGTGCCAAAGTGCATATTAAATCATCTGTAAGGGGAAAGACAACTGTAGGAATTCGAGGAACTCGTGGGCAAATTCAAGCAGCTCTTCAAATAATCACCACTTCGACAGGGGAGAAG GAAAAAGAACTGGAAAAAGCACAAGCACATTGGCTTGACTGGGTTCAACAAGCGTTTCCAGATCTTGAACAACGCGCTTATTTCCTTCCTCCTGTTTACATCACTCGAGTGTCAATCTCCAAGAAAACTATTGCAGGTCAGAGTGTGGTCAGACTGAGAACAGAAGATGAACAGGGTAATAACATGAAGGAATCCGTGGCGACATCATCAGCTAGACCACTACATCCAAGTTCTAATATACCTTCTGTACAGAAGAGTGATGTGATATACGGTAAAGCCTTGCAGTGTGTACTTTACAGTTTAAGGAGGTTGTCTAAGGAACATAACGAAGTCTTCATGTGTCTGAGTCAGTTTCCTTTTGGTTCCTATCTTGGTGAACCGCGCTTCGCTCCAGCAGTCGCTCATCTTCCTGTATCCAGCAACCTGTCCTCAGCCTGGCAATGGAAGTGGAGGCAAGGGGACTTTGACATCCTCCTTATTCACAAGGACTACGGTtgtattatattaaaaataaaagcagtaaGTGAAACACACGAAGAACAGCAAACTGAACGGGTGGCCAAGGTTTTGAAAGAAGCTACAGCACAGTTAGAGAAAGAAGAAGTTATGCTGTCACACCTGTTGTCAGACATCGCTTCTGATGTACGCATCACTACGACCATAGCCTGCCCAAACCTCACTGCTCAGCAGATAGAAAATGTCCTTTCAGCCAATCAGAAACTTAGACAGGTTAGaacatttttgtga
- the LOC112569429 gene encoding uncharacterized protein LOC112569429 produces the protein MTTVADQSVVMLVKEGAQTSDKNSSTPSVQTSDMVDDDALQQVILNLKTLSKELLKNEVFMCLSQFPFGSYLGEPNYAPAVAHLPSPTNLPSELPWNWRQGDFDVLLIHRQYGFVAFEVKAVTGNSETSVEKRIEQTTKKLKEAVKQLNKAEAMLTHLTSDIVPNVRITKTIACPNLTSQELNDFISNDEQLEQDLFECFKVKNAADVVRLILCSDHLCLPETVPPERDRKILALKVWWKDQVCVPGKNSQFSFDLYRSIIARFCGPASTVTVPCTSEPRVCIKTISQAVAHVGDCYTAYMTLFPEHIALLTREPPRVFIAGPPGSGKTTVLLLVAIKWLQHGSNVYVLSTWDRSLAASFRLCYLLRMALKTQQIDEDTAGRVIFLNKNLRNKNDVEAVLKELTRVATHGPLYVIADEVGPDFQSQYYIFPDFCCNLLRQIQNRNDDLHFWAASGQDNVAPDDLLDWDTEGWELNYFTRPLRSPPSVTREVKLAVEIRNGTVPEYSERNVPDHSDGPPVKWVYHQPQEHGCLRVEDCVVCGNIVAIFLCTELRLSVYASASVNTDVPTANNRPILDSAPVNTDVPTANNRPILDSAPVNTDVPTATNRPSLKYKDVMILSWVKLREDTPLLKALSDAEVPVRVMRDEDIEDVATARSDVVWAAQQQLVCGLMRKVVVVLNNYDDSKGKYVFTRLRAMSRCSSQLVVVCPPSDYEPE, from the exons ATGACAACTGTCGCAGATCAAAGTGTTGTCATGCTTGTAAAAGAAGGCGCACAGACCAGCGATAAGAATTCTAGCACTCCCTCAGTACAGACGAGCGACATGGTTGACGATGACGCCTTACAACAAGTTATACTTAATCTTAAGACTCTGTCGAAGGAACTGTTGAAGAACGAAGTATTTATGTGTTTGAGTCAGTTTCCGTTCGGTTCGTATCTGGGAGAACCAAACTACGCTCCGGCAGTTGCCCATCTTCCATCACCAACCAACCTGCCCTCAGAGTTGCCCTGGAACTGGCGGCAAGGTGACTTTGATGTGCTCCTCATTCACAGACAATACGGCTTTGTTGCATTTGAAGTAAAAGCTGTTACAGGCAACAGCGAAACATCAGTAGAAAAAAGAAttgagcagacgacaaaaaaaCTGAAGGAAGCTGTGAAGCAGTTGAACAAAGCGGAAGCCATGTTGACACACCTGACTTCAGACATCGTTCCCAACGTACGAATCACTAAGACAATAGCTTGTCCTAACCTCACATCACAGGAATTAAACGACTTTATTTCTAACGATGAGCAGTTGGAACAG GATCTCTTCGAGTgtttcaaagtaaaaaatgcCGCAGATGTTGTCCGCTTGATCCTCTGTTCTGATCACCTGTGTTTACCTGAAACTGTACCACctgaaagagatagaaagataCTGGCATTGAAGGTTTGGTGGAAAGATCAGGTGTGCGTGCCTGGAAAAAACTCACAGTTTAGCTTTGACTTGTACAGGAGCATAATAGCAAG GTTCTGTGGTCCAGCCTCTACTGTGACAGTGCCCTGCACAAGTGAACCTCGTGTCTGCATCAAAACAATAAGCCAGGCAGTTGCTCACGTGGGAGACTGTTATACTGCTTACATGACACTTTTTCCTGAACACATTGCTTTGCTGACCAGAGAGCCCCCTAGGGTTTTCATTGCTGGTCCTCCTGGTTCAGGTAAAACAACTGTGCTGCTTCTGGTGGCCATTAAATGGCTACAACACGGCAGCAACGTCTACGTCTTGAGTACGTGGGACCGTAGTCTCGCAGCATCGTTCCGACTTTGCTACCTGCTACGGATGGCActtaaaacacaacaaatagaCGAGGACACGGCAGGGCGGGTTATATTCCTAAATAAGAACTTAAGAAACAAGAATGATGTGGAGGCAGTTTTAAAGGAGCTCACACGGGTGGCGACACATGGACCGTTGTATGTTATCGCTGACGAAGTGGGGCCTGACTTTCA GTCGCAGTATTACATTTTCCCAGATTTCTGCTGCAATCTCCTTAGACAAATTCAAAATAGAAATGATGATCTCCATTTCTGGGCTGCAAGTGGCCAAGACAATGTAGCACCAGACGATCTTCTCGACTGGGACACAGAAGGGTGGGAACTGAACTATTTCACCAGACCACTCCGCTCACCCCCATCGGTGACCCGTGAAGTCAAACTGGCGGTGGAGATCAGAAATGGTACAGTTCCTGAGTACAGCGAGCGGAATGTTCCTGATCACTCGGATGGTCCACCCGTTAAGTGGGTCTATCATCAACCTCAGGAGCATGGGTGTCTAAGAGTTGAAGACTGTGTTGTTTGCGGGAATATAGTCGCTATATTCCTGTGCACAGAGCTCCGACTGAGTGTGTATGCTTCTG CATCAGTCAACACCGATGTTCCTACTGCTAACAACAGACCCATCCTTGATTCAGCACCAGTCAACACCGATGTTCCTACTGCCAACAACAGACCCATCCTTGATTCAGCACCAGTCAACACCGATGTTCCTACTGCCACCAACAGACCCAGCCTGAAGTACAAAGACGTAATGATTCTGTCTTGGGTTAAACTTCGAGAGGACACCCCTCTGTTGAAGGCGTTGTCAGACGCTGAAGTCCCTGTACGTGTGATGAGGGATgaggacatcgaggacgtggctacagcccgcagtgacgtggtgtgggcgGCACAACAACAACTAGTCTGCGGTTTAATGAGAAAAGTCGTTGTTGTTCTGAACAACTACGACGACAGTAAAGGCAAATATGTCTTCACACGACTACGCGCCATGTCCAGGTGTTCTTCACAGCTCGTGGTCGTCTGCCCTCCTTCTGACTACGAACCGGAATAA